From uncultured Roseateles sp., the proteins below share one genomic window:
- a CDS encoding YidB family protein, giving the protein MMGLLNAVLIALSRRNGFENSELGAVAGLLGHDAPGEGVTGLVEQFESSGMGDLVDSWIGPGENLPVEPHQIQQVLGRETLQGMADQLGLSELEVAVRMSQLLPDAVNRLTPQGHLPPRGLGSVNELLGRLGATN; this is encoded by the coding sequence ATGATGGGACTGCTGAACGCCGTGCTGATTGCCCTGTCGCGCCGCAATGGCTTCGAGAATTCGGAGCTGGGTGCGGTGGCAGGCCTGCTGGGGCATGACGCTCCCGGCGAGGGCGTGACCGGCCTGGTGGAGCAATTCGAGTCCAGCGGCATGGGAGACCTGGTGGATTCCTGGATAGGCCCCGGCGAGAACCTGCCGGTCGAGCCGCACCAGATCCAGCAGGTGCTGGGCCGCGAAACCCTGCAGGGCATGGCCGATCAGCTGGGCCTGTCGGAGCTGGAGGTGGCGGTGCGCATGAGCCAGCTGCTGCCCGACGCAGTCAACCGGCTGACGCCCCAGGGCCATCTGCCACCCAGGGGCCTGGGCAGCGTCAACGAGTTACTGGGGCGGCTCGGCGCGACGAACTGA
- a CDS encoding MFS transporter encodes MNPQLLLLTFCQGLFLTNNVTFIAINGLVGLALAPQAWMATLPVCGYVAGGALFAPIVARHQRAWGRKRGFQAGLGVAMFSCALAAWAASHQQFWWVVVATVLAGYYNANAGLYRFAATELVAPAFKERAISWVLAGGIMGAVTGPNLAKASKDLLVQPFAGAYLVLIAVALLALLTLSFIRFPPLPVAAPGAAAGRTVRELMRQPVFVVAIAASALGYGVMNLLMAATPIAMAQCSHPFDNAAIVLEWHVLGMFVPSFFTGNLIKRFGALPIMGLGVLLNLGCVMFALSGTDLMHFAGALLVLGVGWNFLFIGGTTLFTQAYRPEEKTTAQGAMDFCIYATMTVTSFSSGALVTTGGWTWMNLGSLLPLAATGLALLWLATRPRLARV; translated from the coding sequence ATGAATCCGCAACTGCTGCTGCTGACCTTCTGCCAGGGCCTGTTCCTGACCAATAACGTCACCTTCATCGCCATCAACGGCCTGGTCGGCCTGGCGCTGGCACCGCAGGCCTGGATGGCCACGCTGCCGGTCTGCGGCTATGTGGCCGGCGGCGCGCTGTTTGCGCCGATTGTGGCCCGCCATCAGCGCGCCTGGGGTCGCAAGCGGGGCTTCCAGGCGGGCCTGGGCGTGGCCATGTTCAGCTGCGCGCTGGCCGCCTGGGCGGCCAGCCACCAGCAGTTCTGGTGGGTGGTGGTGGCCACGGTGCTGGCCGGCTACTACAACGCCAATGCCGGTCTGTACCGCTTTGCCGCCACCGAGCTGGTGGCGCCGGCGTTCAAGGAGCGGGCCATCTCCTGGGTGCTGGCCGGCGGCATCATGGGGGCGGTCACCGGGCCGAATCTGGCCAAGGCGAGCAAGGATTTGCTGGTCCAGCCCTTTGCCGGTGCCTACCTGGTGCTGATCGCCGTGGCCCTGCTGGCCCTGCTGACCCTGTCCTTCATCCGCTTTCCGCCGCTGCCGGTGGCGGCCCCCGGCGCGGCAGCCGGCCGCACGGTGCGCGAGCTGATGCGCCAGCCGGTGTTCGTGGTGGCGATTGCCGCCAGTGCCCTGGGCTATGGCGTGATGAACCTGCTGATGGCCGCCACGCCGATCGCGATGGCCCAGTGCTCACACCCGTTCGACAACGCCGCCATCGTGCTGGAGTGGCATGTGCTGGGCATGTTCGTGCCCAGCTTCTTCACCGGCAACCTGATCAAACGCTTTGGTGCCCTGCCCATCATGGGCCTGGGCGTACTGCTGAACCTGGGCTGCGTGATGTTTGCGCTGTCCGGCACCGATCTGATGCACTTTGCCGGCGCCTTGCTGGTGCTGGGCGTGGGCTGGAACTTTCTGTTCATTGGTGGCACTACCCTGTTCACCCAGGCCTACCGGCCCGAGGAGAAAACCACCGCCCAGGGCGCGATGGATTTTTGCATTTATGCCACTATGACCGTTACCTCGTTCAGCTCCGGCGCCCTGGTCACCACCGGTGGCTGGACCTGGATGAATCTGGGCTCGCTGCTGCCGCTGGCAGCCACTGGCCTGGCCCTGCTGTGGCTGGCCACGCGGCCCCGCTTGGCGCGTGTTTGA
- a CDS encoding THUMP domain-containing protein, whose protein sequence is MSEAPFPTTFSLFLPCAAGVEALLAEEVQALLPDIPVNTLKGGIGLKGDLDVVMQLNLHSRLAQRVLIQLTDGPYFDEHALYTLACRIDWTQWITPHQTIRVDTTAHRSPLQSLNFATLRIKDAICDVLRDATGERPSVDTRFPDLSVVLHLGPEWATLYVDSSGEPLFKRGWREDKGDAPLKETLAAAMLAAAGWKGTPEAGGALHDPCCGSGTIAIEAAQIACQMAPGMGRRFAFERLLPFAGLRSRFQQIKDQAKLRIRPCPVPIHASDVAFRMVDFARRNAERAGVAQYIQFNGGDALERPAPVLPEGMPGTLMMNPPYGERIEVRGKAGAVQMSRDAGGSEARDGGDDFFPRLSAHWKRAYTLQTPGWTAYLLTPDMKLPSKMRLKESRRVPMWNGPIECRLFKFDLVAGSARTPKPAAESAPE, encoded by the coding sequence ATGTCCGAAGCCCCCTTCCCCACCACCTTCTCCCTGTTCCTCCCCTGCGCCGCCGGCGTCGAAGCCCTGCTGGCCGAGGAGGTGCAGGCCCTGCTGCCCGACATCCCGGTCAACACGCTGAAGGGAGGCATTGGCCTGAAGGGCGATCTGGACGTGGTGATGCAGCTCAATCTGCACAGCCGCCTGGCCCAGCGGGTGCTGATTCAGCTGACCGACGGCCCCTATTTCGACGAGCACGCGCTGTACACCCTGGCCTGCCGCATCGACTGGACGCAGTGGATCACCCCGCACCAGACGATTCGCGTGGACACCACCGCCCACCGCTCGCCGCTGCAGAGCCTGAATTTCGCCACGCTGCGCATCAAGGACGCGATCTGCGACGTGCTGCGCGACGCCACCGGCGAGCGCCCCAGCGTCGATACGCGCTTCCCCGATCTGTCCGTCGTGCTGCACCTGGGCCCGGAGTGGGCGACTTTGTATGTCGACAGCTCGGGCGAGCCGCTGTTCAAGCGCGGCTGGCGCGAAGACAAGGGCGACGCCCCGCTGAAAGAAACCCTGGCCGCCGCCATGCTGGCCGCCGCCGGCTGGAAGGGCACGCCGGAGGCGGGTGGCGCCTTGCACGACCCCTGCTGCGGCTCGGGCACGATCGCCATCGAGGCCGCCCAGATCGCCTGCCAGATGGCACCCGGCATGGGCCGCCGCTTTGCCTTCGAGCGCCTGCTGCCCTTTGCAGGCCTGCGCTCGCGCTTCCAGCAGATCAAGGACCAGGCCAAGCTGCGCATACGCCCCTGCCCGGTGCCCATACACGCCAGCGACGTGGCCTTCCGCATGGTGGACTTCGCGCGCCGCAATGCCGAGCGTGCCGGCGTGGCGCAGTACATCCAGTTCAATGGCGGCGATGCGCTGGAGCGGCCGGCGCCCGTGCTGCCGGAGGGCATGCCCGGCACCCTGATGATGAATCCGCCCTATGGCGAACGCATCGAGGTGCGCGGCAAGGCCGGCGCGGTGCAGATGAGTCGCGATGCCGGAGGCTCCGAGGCACGCGATGGGGGCGATGACTTTTTCCCCCGCCTGTCGGCCCACTGGAAGCGTGCCTATACCCTGCAGACCCCGGGCTGGACGGCCTATCTGCTGACGCCGGACATGAAGCTACCCAGCAAGATGCGGCTGAAGGAGTCGCGCCGGGTGCCGATGTGGAATGGCCCGATCGAATGCCGGCTGTTCAAGTTCGATCTCGTCGCCGGATCGGCGCGTACGCCCAAGCCCGCCGCCGAATCGGCGCCCGAGTGA